From Clostridia bacterium, the proteins below share one genomic window:
- a CDS encoding 4Fe-4S binding protein yields the protein MPAVVNKEECTGCGICVDSCPEEAITLNDVAEVDPEKCSECGTCVEECPQECIELED from the coding sequence ATGCCAGCTGTAGTGAATAAGGAAGAGTGCACTGGTTGCGGGATTTGTGTTGATTCTTGCCCGGAGGAAGCTATTACTCTCAATGATGTGGCGGAGGTAGATCCAGAAAAGTGTTCTGAGTGTGGCACTTGCGTAGAAGAGTGCCCGCAGGAATGCATTGAGCTGGAAGATTAA
- the modA gene encoding molybdate ABC transporter substrate-binding protein yields MARSRFWIGLLMVVALVIWTSGCGPKKPEPASLKGQVTVSAAMSLKEALEETKAAYQKQHPQEQIILNFGSSGALQTQIEQGAPVDIFISAAAKQMDELEKKGLLVSGSRRDWVQNQVVLVVPAGSRSPIKSFEDLKGATRSPLRICIGDPASVPAGQYAQKVLEHLGIWESLRPKLILAKDVRQVLTYVETHEVDAGIVYRTDALSSSKVQVVAEAPAGSHPPVVYPAALISGGPGRSAAQEFFDFLWSQEAVDILKKHGFTPVTTAKS; encoded by the coding sequence ATGGCCAGATCTAGGTTTTGGATAGGATTGCTGATGGTGGTTGCCTTGGTAATCTGGACAAGTGGCTGCGGGCCCAAAAAGCCAGAGCCGGCTTCGCTTAAAGGCCAGGTTACGGTGTCAGCTGCTATGAGCCTCAAAGAGGCGCTAGAGGAGACCAAGGCGGCCTACCAAAAACAGCATCCCCAGGAGCAGATAATCCTTAACTTTGGCAGCTCGGGAGCCCTACAAACTCAGATCGAGCAAGGGGCCCCAGTAGATATATTTATTTCAGCGGCGGCCAAACAAATGGATGAGCTGGAAAAGAAAGGGTTGCTCGTGTCTGGTTCCAGGCGGGATTGGGTCCAAAACCAAGTGGTATTGGTGGTACCGGCAGGAAGCCGGTCGCCGATTAAGAGTTTTGAAGACCTTAAAGGCGCGACTAGATCTCCGTTGCGAATCTGCATCGGCGATCCCGCCAGCGTCCCGGCTGGACAATACGCCCAGAAAGTACTTGAACACCTAGGTATTTGGGAGAGCCTAAGGCCCAAACTGATCCTGGCCAAGGACGTGCGCCAAGTATTAACCTATGTGGAGACCCATGAGGTTGATGCCGGGATTGTCTACAGAACCGACGCCTTGAGCTCGAGCAAAGTCCAGGTGGTGGCGGAGGCTCCAGCCGGTTCGCATCCGCCGGTGGTTTACCCGGCCGCCCTTATAAGCGGCGGGCCGGGGAGATCGGCGGCACAGGAGTTTTTTGACTTTCTCTGGAGCCAAGAGGCGGTTGATATCTTAAAGAAGCACGGGTTCACTCCAGTTACCACGGCTAAGTCCTAG
- a CDS encoding metal ABC transporter permease, whose product MLSALASALSYEFFQRALLVSLILGIICSLASFFVVTKQLAFIGSGIAHSAFGGIALGLVAGINPTLTGGLFAVFAAAVSGWLSQKGHIHEDTAIGILFSASMALGIALLGFYHGYVDVFGYLFGNILAVSKTDLYLVVAVATLAVSFFALFFRYLLAWCFDPEQAEACGLPSRFLHFSLLIVLAICVIVAVKIAGIILASALLVLPAATGRQLAPTYQKMILYSVLAGVGANLIGLWLSFAFNLASGASMVLAGSAGFALSLVWSHTRSQRSSAGDKL is encoded by the coding sequence ATGTTGAGCGCTCTGGCATCCGCCCTCAGCTACGAATTCTTCCAGAGGGCGTTGTTAGTCAGCCTAATCCTAGGAATAATTTGTTCGCTAGCCTCCTTTTTTGTGGTCACCAAGCAACTGGCCTTCATCGGCAGCGGCATCGCTCATTCCGCCTTTGGAGGTATTGCCCTGGGCCTGGTCGCCGGCATCAACCCTACCCTCACTGGGGGACTATTTGCCGTTTTTGCAGCAGCGGTAAGCGGCTGGTTGAGCCAAAAAGGCCATATCCACGAAGATACGGCCATCGGCATCCTGTTCTCAGCTTCCATGGCCTTAGGAATAGCCCTGCTCGGCTTCTACCACGGCTATGTGGACGTTTTTGGCTACTTATTTGGCAACATATTGGCCGTGTCCAAAACCGATCTGTACTTGGTGGTGGCGGTAGCTACCTTGGCTGTATCCTTCTTTGCCCTCTTTTTCCGTTACCTCTTGGCCTGGTGCTTTGACCCCGAGCAGGCCGAGGCCTGCGGCTTGCCTTCTCGGTTTCTTCACTTTTCACTTTTAATAGTCCTAGCCATTTGTGTGATTGTAGCAGTAAAGATTGCCGGGATAATCCTGGCCTCGGCCCTATTGGTTTTGCCCGCCGCCACCGGCCGGCAGTTGGCCCCCACTTACCAGAAAATGATCCTATACAGCGTGTTAGCCGGAGTAGGGGCCAACTTGATCGGCTTGTGGCTATCCTTTGCCTTTAACTTAGCATCCGGTGCCAGCATGGTTCTGGCAGGTAGCGCTGGGTTCGCATTGAGCTTGGTCTGGTCCCACACCCGCTCCCAAAGAAGCTCTGCCGGGGATAAACTCTAG
- a CDS encoding metal ABC transporter ATP-binding protein codes for MSLVTIEGLDHYWGPKPLFKDVNLTLDAGEMVALVGPNGAGKTTLLRLILGLIRPYKGKILLMDMDPSHKTQARHLVGYMPQRPHFNPWLPLKVEDVVLSGWPGEGWFGGWHWPRAAQANLLDTLAMVGIDHLRKQPISQLSGGQQQLALLARALNHRPRLLLLDEPTSSLDLSAQRHFFDLLDFLDQQLELTVLMVSHNLPEVNRWADRLLILDQGQLHATAGCEQNGQSSQAAVLGTSPIGKEVLGC; via the coding sequence TTGTCTTTAGTTACGATAGAAGGTCTAGATCATTATTGGGGCCCAAAGCCCCTCTTTAAAGACGTAAACCTGACTTTAGACGCTGGAGAAATGGTAGCTCTAGTAGGACCAAACGGAGCCGGAAAGACTACTTTGCTACGTCTCATTCTCGGGCTTATCCGCCCCTATAAGGGAAAAATTCTGCTCATGGATATGGACCCATCGCACAAGACCCAGGCCCGCCATCTGGTCGGCTACATGCCCCAGCGCCCCCACTTCAACCCTTGGCTACCGCTTAAAGTTGAGGACGTAGTCTTGTCAGGGTGGCCTGGGGAAGGGTGGTTTGGCGGTTGGCATTGGCCCCGGGCGGCCCAGGCCAATTTGCTAGACACCCTGGCCATGGTAGGCATCGACCATTTGCGCAAGCAACCTATAAGCCAGCTTTCCGGCGGGCAACAGCAGCTAGCCCTCTTGGCCCGGGCCTTAAACCATCGTCCCCGATTGCTACTTTTAGACGAACCCACCAGCAGCTTAGATCTTTCTGCCCAAAGGCATTTCTTTGACCTGCTGGATTTCTTAGACCAGCAGTTAGAGCTCACCGTACTAATGGTCTCCCACAACCTCCCAGAGGTAAACCGCTGGGCCGATCGGCTGCTGATACTCGACCAGGGTCAGCTGCATGCCACGGCTGGGTGCGAGCAGAATGGCCAAAGCTCGCAAGCGGCAGTCTTGGGTACTTCCCCGATTGGAAAGGAAGTATTAGGATGTTGA
- a CDS encoding zinc ABC transporter substrate-binding protein: MSSGPGTGSVLESINQGNGCSAPAVAATIFPIADVAQNIAGDRVKVITVLPPGASPHAFEPKPEQLKALAQAKGLIMVGGGLDDWAQGLVTSATANMALLNLYKVTSEGRGDASQPLPPGASPHNAPLNPHLWLDPILVRDRLAPAIAGFLAQVDPQGKEVFQKNLVAYQAQLTQLDQAIATTLGPLKQRQFIQMHGAWDGFALRYGLAVLGTIEEHPGEEISAQEMAAIVARARQQKSRTGLPVPVIAEPQTNSQVAQALAAEVGGAVYVLDPLGGPQLPGRNSYLALMDYNLTMWAKALQGR, encoded by the coding sequence CTGAGCAGCGGGCCGGGGACCGGCTCAGTACTAGAATCCATAAACCAAGGTAATGGCTGCTCGGCTCCAGCGGTAGCAGCCACCATCTTCCCTATTGCTGACGTTGCTCAAAACATAGCTGGAGACCGGGTTAAGGTAATTACGGTATTGCCCCCAGGAGCGAGTCCCCATGCTTTTGAGCCCAAGCCTGAGCAACTCAAGGCTTTGGCTCAAGCTAAAGGCTTAATTATGGTGGGAGGAGGGCTGGATGACTGGGCACAAGGCCTAGTGACCTCAGCCACCGCCAACATGGCGCTACTTAATCTTTATAAAGTGACCAGCGAAGGACGTGGCGATGCCAGCCAACCACTGCCGCCGGGCGCCTCCCCCCATAACGCCCCGCTTAACCCCCACCTGTGGCTGGACCCTATTTTGGTGCGCGATCGCCTGGCGCCGGCTATTGCTGGTTTCCTGGCCCAAGTTGATCCCCAAGGCAAGGAGGTTTTCCAGAAAAACCTAGTTGCCTACCAGGCTCAGCTGACCCAGCTCGATCAGGCCATCGCTACTACTCTGGGGCCGCTCAAACAGCGACAGTTCATCCAGATGCACGGCGCTTGGGATGGATTTGCCTTGCGCTACGGCCTGGCTGTTTTGGGAACCATTGAAGAGCATCCAGGAGAAGAGATATCCGCCCAAGAGATGGCCGCTATAGTTGCTCGAGCAAGGCAACAAAAAAGCCGCACCGGTTTGCCGGTACCGGTCATCGCCGAACCCCAGACCAATTCTCAAGTGGCTCAAGCCCTGGCTGCCGAAGTGGGAGGCGCAGTCTACGTGCTCGACCCCCTGGGCGGCCCCCAACTGCCCGGCCGTAATAGTTACTTGGCGCTTATGGATTACAATTTGACCATGTGGGCCAAGGCCTTGCAAGGGCGATAA